The stretch of DNA GCCAGTGTGCCGGTTGGCCCACCGATTGCCGATACCGATGATCGTGTCCGAGGCCAGGACCGTGGCGTTGCCGCTGCGGTGCGATGTCTGTAGGCCAGCCATACCTGCCATCAGCCGGTGGTCGTCGGGGATCGCACCCCAACCCATCAAGGTCGGAACGACCGGAATCCCGGTCAGCTCGGCGAACTCGACCAGCAGGTCGGAGGCGTCGGCGTTGATGATCCCGCCGCCGGCGACGATAAGTGGTCGCTCGGCCCGCTCGAGCAGATCGAGCGCCTTCTCAGCCTGCGCGTGGGTCGCAGCGGGACGGACCACGGGCAGCGGCTCATAGCCGTCCGGGTCGAATTCGATCTCGGCGAGCTGGACGTCGATCGGCAGATCGACCAGGACCGGTCCTGGGCGGCCGGTGCGCATCAGCCAGAACGCCTTCTGCAGCGTGCCCGGGACCTGCGCCGGCTCCATGACTGTGACTGCCCACTTGGTGACCGGGCTTGCGATCGCGGCGATGTCGACGGCCTGGAAGTCCTCTTTGTGCAACTTGGCCACCGGGGCCTGCCCGGTGATGGCCAGGATCGGAATCGAGTCTGCCGAGGCCGAGTACAGGCCAGTGATCATGTCAGTGCCGGCGGGGCCGGACGTTCCGACGCAGACCCCGATGTTGCCGTGCTTGGTGCGTGTGTAGCCCTCGGCCATGTGCGAGGCGCCCTCGACGTGGCGGGCCAGGGTGTGGCGGAGTTCGCCGTCGCGACGGACGGCGGCGTAGAAGGGGTTGATCGCAGCGCCGGGCAGCCCGAAAAGATCGGTGATGCCTTCGCGGCGCAGCACGGCGACCGCGGCGTCGGCCGCTGTCATACGGGGCATGGTGTGTCTCCTGGTCGTCGTGGGTGCCGGTTTAGCGCAGGTCTGCGTCGGGCAGCCGGTGCGACAGCTCGGAGGTGAGCTTGTACAGCCCGGCGTGGTCGAGGTGGCCGTCCCCGCGGGCAACGAGCGCGCCGATGAGTTGGGCGACGGTGGCTCCGAGCGGGATCACTACGCCGGCCTCGCGGGCGGCGGCGGTGACGAGGCCCATGTCCTTGTGGTGCAGAGCGAGCCGGAAGCCGGGAGTGAAGTCGCGGTTGACCATGTTCGCGGCCTTGCGGTCGAGCACTGTGCTCCCGGCCAGTCCGCCGCCGAGCACTCGGACGGAGGCGTCGAGGTCGACCCCGGAGGCCTCGAGGAACACGATGGCCTCGGCCAGCAGCTGGAGGTTGCCGGCCACGATCAGCTGGTTGGCCGCCTTCACTGTCTGTCCGGCGCCGGATGGCCCGACGTGCACGATTGTGCTGCCGAGAACCTCGAGGACCGGTCCGGCGGTCTCGAAGTCGGCGGGCTTCCCGCCGACCATGATCGAGAGTGTGCCCTCGATCGCGCCGGCCTCGCCACCACTGACTGGGGCGTCGAGCACCCGCAGCCCGGCTTCCGCGCCGGCCGCGGCCACCGCTCGGGACACTTCCGGGCGGATCGTACTCATGTCGATCAGCAGCTGGCCCGGGTGGGCGTTGGCCAGCACCCCGTCGGCGCCGGTGACGACCTCGGTGACGTCCGGGGAGTCGGGCAGCATCGTGATCACGATGTCGGCACCCTTGGTCGCCTCGGCGACGCTGGTTGCTGCGCGGCCGCCGTGTTTGACCAGGGCGTCGATCTTGTCCGGGCTGCGGTTGTAGCCGATGACGTCGTAGCCAGCGTCGGCGAGGTTGGCGGCCATCGGCGCGCCCATGATGCCGAGTCCAATGAATCCGATGCTGGTCATGGTGTGGTGTTCTCCTGATCTGGCTCGTGGTCGCTTCAGCTGTGGTCGGTGAGGGCGCCACTGCCGCGTTCGGCGCGGGGCAGCCAGGCGAAGGGATCCTCGGCGGTGGCCTTGTACTCGAGGCCGACGAATCCCTGATAGCCGCCGCGGTCAAGATCCTCAAGCCAGCGTGCGAGCGGCAAGTGCCCTGTGCCGGGCTCGCCGCGGCCCGGGGTGTCGGCGATCTGGACGTGCGCGATCCGGTCCCGGTATCGGGCAATGGCACGCTCGACGTCGTCGCCGTTGGACGCGAGGTGGTACAGGTCGGCGAGCAAGCCGACGTTGCCGGCTCCGGCGCACGCGAGGTCGTCGAGCACTGCGCCGGCATCGTCGGCGGTGCGCAGCGGATACCGGCCGCCGCCGCTGACCGGCTCGACCAGCACGGTCGCGCCGATCCGCTCCGCCGCCTCCGCCGCCACCAGCAGGTTCTCCGTGGCGAGCTCGTCCTGCCGGAGCGGGTCGGCGTTATCAAGCCGGTTGCCGTAGAGGGCGTTGAACACGTGCACACCCAGCCGCTCGCCGAGCCCGACCGCGACGTCGACGTTGTCGCGGAACTCCGTCGCACGGCCCGGCCAGGAGACGACACCACGGTCCCCGCCGGGCATATCGCCCGCGAAGAAGTTGAGCCCGACGAGCGCGACACCGGCATCGCGTACGGCCTGCTCGAAGGCGTCGACGTCGCGGTCGGCGGGAACGGGCTCCGGGAACGGCCACCAGAACTCCACGGCGTCGAACCCGGCCGCTTTGGCGGCCGCGGGCCGTTCCAGCACAGGGAGGTCGGTGAGAAGGATTGAGCAATTCACTAGGTAGCGCAATGTCATCTGGAGACTTCCTTCAGCGGGTCGACACCGCGAATCGAGGCGTCGAGCAGTTGGATGGGATGCAGCAACGGAATGCTGGCATCGAGGTATCGGCGAATCTGCAGCAGGCAGCCAGCGTTGGCGGTGGCGACCACGTCCGGGGTAACGGCTTCGAGGTTGGTCACCTTGCGTCGGCCGAGCTCCTCGGCCTTCTCGGGCTGGACGAGGTTGTAGATGCCCGCCGAGCCGCAACACAGGTCGGCCTCGGCTATGTCGGTGACCGTCAGGCCGGGGATGCTGCGAAGCATCTCGCGGGGTTGGCTACGGATCTGCTGCGCGTTGGCCAGGTGGCAAGCGTCGTGGTATGCGACGGTGGTCGGGATCGGGTGCCGAGAGGCTTGGGGCGACAGCTCGGTGATCAGTTCGCTAATGTCGCGCACCTTCGCGGAGAAGGCCGCCGCTCGGTCGGCGTACTCGGGGTCGTCAGCGAGTAGGTCGCCGTATTCTTTGAGCGTGGAGCCGCAGCCCGCGACGTTTGCGACAACGACGTCGAGGTCGTAGCGTTCGAACATTTCGATCGTGTCCCGCGCCCGTCGCAGGCCGTCCTCCGTCTGCCCGGCGTGCACCGAAAGGGCGCCGCAGCACTGCTTGTCTTGCGGCATGTAGACGTCGCACCCCTCAGCGGTCAATACGCGGACGGTGGCACCGTTGACGTCGCCAAAGAACACCCGTTGCGCGCAACCGGGCATCATGCCCACCCTCAGCCGGGGAGGGCCGACGGCCGCGGTATGCGGCGTGCCGCGGGCGAACAGGGCGCGCAGCGACACTCGTGGCAGGAGCGCCTCTAGCGCCTGCAGCCGCGGCGGGAGCAGGGCAATCACCCCGAGTGCGTGCAGCAACGCACGCAGGCCGAGCCGTTGGTAGAGGATGCCGCCGAGCGCGGCCAGGCGCAGCCGCCCTGGGTAGGGGAAGAGCGCGAAGATCAGCGTGCGGAGCAACCTGTCCGGGACCGTCCGCGGGATCTGCCGCTCGACCTGGGGGCGGACCGACTCGATGAGCTTGTCGTACTGGACGCCGGATGGGCAGTGGGTGACACACGCCAGGCAGCCGAGGCAGGAGTCCATGCGAGCGCCGAATGCCTCGTCGAGGGGGATCTCGCCGCGGGCGGCGAGATCCATGAGATAGATCCGTCCGCGCGGGGACTCCATCTCCTCACCGGTGACGGCGTAGGTGGGACAGGTCGGCAGGCAGAAGCCACAGTGCACGCAGTCGTCAAGCACCTCACGGCGGGGTGGATGGTGCGCGTCGAACGAGCCCGTGGGCCCGGAGGGCCGGAGGACGTCGGTCATGCCAGCTGCTCCCCCTCGGTCGCGACGTCGTTGGTGCTGGGGGCGCTCAACCAGGCTGCAAGCCGGCTTGCGCCGAAGCGGTTGGCGGGGTCGAACCGCTGTTTGACCGCGCGCATCAGCGCCACGGCTGCGGGCGCAGGCCCCCAGAGCGAGGCACCGGGTTCGAGGCCGTCGCGGCGTAGCACGGTGCAGGCCGGACCGACTGCAGCGTGCAGCTCGCGCAGCAGCTGTGTGTGGGCCTTGGCGTCGCCGCGGCGCAAGCGAATTGTGTGCACTCCGCGCTGCAGAGTGCCCGCGGATTCGAGCTGCAGTCCGAGTCCCCCGGCCTCGGCCGCGAGCCGGGCCGTCGTCGTGGCGGCGGCCGCCGGCCGGGCACCGAAGCGCACGACTGTGTCGCCGGGCTCACCAATGCAGACCGCGTCGACTTCTGCCCACCGCCGCATCGCTTCCTCCTCGTCGAGTAGGTGGACCGGGTACCGGGAAAGTCCCCGTACCGCGCTCGTCCGCTCGCTGACCCCCGATGGGCTGCCCTCGAAGCGGAGCAGGAGCCGGGCGCTGTCGGGCTCGTTGAGGCTGAGCAGCTCGACCGCGGCGGGCTCGATGCCGGCCGCGGCGATCGTCTGCGAGGCCGCGAAGGCGTCGGTGCGGGGGATCTCGACCTCGACGGTCGCCGTTGCCCGCGGCCGGGGGTGCAGCCGGAGCACGATCTCGGACAGGACCCCGAGGGTGCCGAAGGAGCCGGAGAAGAGCTTGGTCAGGTCGTAACCGGCAACATTTTTGATCACGTGTCCGCCAGAGCGGGCGACGGTGCCGTCCGCGAGTACCACAGTGACCCCGATGACGTGGTCGCGCAGGGCACCGAAGGCGTGCCGTGCCGGGCCGCCGTCCGCGGTGGCCAGCAGCCCACCGACGGTGGCGCCCCGTCCGGCCCGGGCCGGGTCGAACGCGACCCGCTGGCGTTTCTCGCCGACCTCGGCCTGCAGCGACTCCAGCGTGGTACCGGCCCGCACGGCGACGGTCATATCCGAGGGGTTGTAGGTGAGGACACCGCTCAACGCGGTGGTGTCCAGGATCAGGTCGGCATGGCCGGGTTGCTCGGCCCACGCTCCGGCAGTACCGGCCCCGCAGACGGTGACCTGCGGTTGGGCGGAGGTGCTCTCGCACAGAGCCTCGACCAGCTCGGTGGTGGTGGTGGGACGCAGAGTGCGGTGCGAGAGCAGGCGCTGAACGCGCGCACCGGATCCGGTGGAAGTTGCCATGGTGATCACGTCCGTTCGATGAGACCTGCGGCCTCGAGCGGGTGGGGCCGATGCGGGCCCGGGCGCTCGCCACACAGCCTCGGAGTCGGGAATACCTTCCCCGGGTTGCACAGGCCGACTGGGTCGTATGCGGTGCGCAACCGCAGCATCGTGGCTAGGTCGGCCTCGGTGAACTGCCGCGGCATCGAGCAGGCCTTGTCGGTGCCGATCCCATGCTCGCCCGAGAGGGAGCCGCCGAGCTCAACGCACAGTTCGGCGATTGCGCTGGACAGGTGTTCGGCCCGTTCGAGCTCGCCGGCGGCCTCGCTGTAGAGCACCAACGGGTGCAGGTTGCCGTCGCCGGCGTGAAACACATTCGCTACTCGTAGGCCCGCTGCGTCGGCGAGCTCGGAGATCCGGTTGAGCGTCTCGGAGAGCCGGGTCCGAGGAACGACGCCGTCCTGGACGAAGTAGTCCGGGCTGATCCGGCCGACCGCGGCGAACGCCGCCTTGCGTCCCTTCCAGATCGTCGCACGCTCGTCTGAGGTGGCGGCGATCTTGACCGCGATCGAGCGCTGCTCGTGGCAGAGCCGCTCGACCTCGGCCAGCTGGGCCGCGACCTCGTCAACCGGGCCATCCAGCTCGACGATCAGCGCGGCGGCAACACCGCGGGAGTATCCGGCGGCCACCGCCGCCTCGACGGCTTCGATGGCGAGAGTGTCCATCATCTCCACTGCCGCTGGGACGATCCCCGCGGCGATGATGGCGGTGACGGTATCGCCGGCGTCGTCAACGGAGTCGAAGTCGGCGACCAGGGTTTGCACGGCGGTCGGTTTGCGCAGCAGCCTCACCGTGATCGAAGTGACCACACCGAGCGTGCCCTCCGACCCGATGAAGGCTCCAAGCAGATCGTAGCCCGCTACGTGGTCGGACTCCCCGCCAAGCGTGGTGATGCTCCCGTTGGGTAGCACGACCTCGATCTCGTGGATGTGGTGGACGGTGAACCCATATTTCAGGCAGTGCGCTCCACCGGAGTTCTCTGCGACGTTTCCGCCGATCGTGCAAACCTGCTGGCTGGAGGGGTCCGGTGCGAAGTACAGACCGTGCGCGGCTACAGACCGGCTGATCTCGAGGTTGGTCACGCCAGGCTGGACCACCGCGCGGCAGTTCACCGGGTCAATCTCCAGGATCGAACGCAGCCGCTGCAGCGAGATGACAACGCCGTCAGCGACCGGCAGAGCGCCCCCCGACAGACCGGTGCCCGCACCGCGGGGGACGAACGGAACGCCAGCGCGAGCACACACCCGCACGGCAGCCGCGACCGCCTCCGCCGTGCGGGGCAACAAGACCAGCCTCGGCACCACCCGGTAGCCGGTCAGCCCGTCGCATTCGTATGCCCGCAACTCTGTCGGGTCATCGATGACGCCGTCCTCGCCGACCGCTGCCGCGAACTCGGCGCGCAGACGCGCAGGCTCCATTACAAACCTCCCATCCTGAACCACGGGGTGCATCGATGCCGACAACGCTGGCGCCACTGTCGGACGCCGCAGCCGCTTCGTCGGGCAGCTACTTGCCGTCGATGAGCACACCCGGGTTCATCACTAGGTGCGGGTCCACGGTCTTCTTCGTCGCTGCCAGCGCGGAGGCGAACAGCTCCGGGCGCTGCTCGTCGTACCAGGGACGGTGGAAACGGCCCACGGCGTGGTGGTGGGTGATGGTGCCGCCGGCGGCCAAGACGGCCTCGGAGGCGGCCTGCTTGATCGCCGCCCACTGCTTCGTCTCGGCTCCGCGCTTGGCCGGAGCTACGACCGTGTAGTACGGAGCGGGGCCATCCGGGTACACGTGGGTGAAGCGGCAGGCGACAACGCCGTCCCCGCACTCCCTGCGAGCTGCCTTCGTCGTCGCCTCGACGACCCGGGCGTGGAGCTCCGGGAAGGCACTCCAGGTGCAGGCGGTCTCAAATGTCTCGCGTAGGATGCCCATCCGCGTGTAGCCCTCCTTGTAGTAGGGCCCGCGTACAAAGAAGTCTCGCCACTTGCCGGCAGCTCCGGCGTGGGTTGCATCGGGGGCAGACTTGCCCTGCAGCGCTTCTGCGCTCACTCGGCCGTCGTGATCGGCGCAGATCTGCGCGGCGCGTTGCATCCAAACGTCGACGGGATGGTCAGCCGACTCGAATGCCAGTACGAGGACTGAATCGGTGCCGTCGGACGCCCCGGAGAGCAGGCTTTCGGTAGGATCGAGGAGGCGGCAGTTCGCCGGGGTCAGTCCGGACTGGGCGAGCGCACGCGTCGCCGCTACGGCCTTGTCGAAGTCCTTGAAGGGCACCGACGTTCCGACCCGGAAGGTGGGTCTATCCTGCAGCCGCATCCAGGCCTGAGTGATCACGCCGAGGGTGCCTTCCGAACCGATGAATAGGCGATCGGCCGACACGCCAGCGCCGTCGGCGGGGAGCCGTCGGGTCTGGATCGTGCCCTCGGGAGTCACCACGCGAAGGGCCTGGACGGAGTCGTCGATCTGTGTCAGCCCTGAGGCGAAGTGGCCGGCCGCCCGGGTGGCGATCCAGCCGCCGAGAGTCGAGAACTCGAACGCCTGCAGGAAGAACCGCATCGTCAGCCCGTGCGAGCGAAGCTGGTTCTCCATGTCCGGGCCGAGAACCCCACCTTGGATGAGTGCGGAGCGGGATTCGTGGTCGATCTCCAGCACCTGGTTCAGATGACGCAGATCCAGGGTGATGGCGCCGCGGTAGTCGTCGGACACGATCGGCTCGATCCCCTGGGCCACGGAGGAACCGCCACCGTAGGGGACGACCGCGACATCATTCTCGTGTGCCCAGTCCAGCACCGAGACGACATCCTGCTCGGTCCGCGGGAACGCCACGAAGTCCGGCGGATTGTCGAACTTCCGCTCCAGGCCGCGGACAAAGTCGCCGAGGTTCTTGCCCAGGGTGTGTTCGGCCCGCGTCCAGGTGTCCGCCTCGCAGATGCCCGCGAGCGTATCCGGTGGATTGACGCGCGGCCCGCGCAGGGTGATCTCACCGATCTCCGGCGCCGGCGTCAGATCTTGGATCGGAAAGCCGAACTTGCTGTGGATCATGTTACCCAGCTCGTGGACGTCCGCCTCGCTGATGCCGGTGTCGGCGAAACCCCAGCCCCAAAACTTGCGACGACGGGCGTCAAGGTTTTCCTCGGTCATGATTCCCCTTCTGATAGTGCGGGAGTTCCTGTTCGCAACGCGGAGTGCTAGCTGAGGAGGTGCGGTAGACCGGTGAGCAGCCCGTACGCCGACCACAGACCGATGGCGCCAACGACGACGAGAATGACGTTCTCCCACCACTTATTGGTGTATCCCGGCAGCATCTTCCGCTTGTCGTTGGTCAGGACCAGCGTGCCGACGATGACCACCGGAGCCATGAGGCCCGCTGTAGCGCTGCCGGCGACGGTCATCACGACGACGTCGGGGAACACGGGCAGCGCGAACAGGACAGGTATGAAAACCATGAGTACGAGCTGAACGGCCCGGAAAGGACGCGCCTTGTCGACCTGCGGGTATTTTTCCTTGTACTTCGGGAACGACCGCTGCAGACCGCTGAAGAAGATCTTCGTGTAACCGCGCGCGTAGCTGGTCAGGGAGCAGAACGCGGCCATCGCCAGCCCGACCCACAGCAACCAGGGCCCGATCGGACCGAGCGCAAGCGACATCATCACACCGAGGTCGTCCAGCGAGGAAATCTGTCGACCTTCGGGACGCAGCACCTCGGCGGCCACGATCCAGATGGACAGGTTGACCACGATGACAGCGACAACACCGGCTAGGAGGTCAATCCGCTGCAGTCGCAGGAAGCCCGGCCCGCGCCAGCCCTTGTCACGAATGAACTCCGGATACATCAGATTGCCAGCAGAGCCCCCGATGGCGCCGATGATCGCGGCCGCGACCAGGAGTGTGGCGAACGCGCCGCTGTTGGGTGGGGATGAGAAGGCGAGACCGTGGACGATCTCGCCTGGGTCCGGCTGCGAGGCGATGGCGGCGTAGAGGAAAGTGATCACCAGGATGGCGACCTTGATCCGGGCGATGATCTCGAGTATCGAGTAGGCCTTCGGTCGGGTCAGCACCAGCCAGGCCACCGCGGCCACCAGTAGCGTCCACAGGAACGGGCCCCAAGTGTCACCACCGAAACCCAGGAAGATGCGGTGCAGTGCGCTGCCCACGGCGACGACCATGTAGGTCTGCAGGATGAAGCCACTCAGCAGCGCCAGGGCCCCGACGACCACCGGGAGCTTGTTCCACAGGGCGCCGAAGCCGGCGAGGACCGTCTCGTCGCCGACAGCGTTGCAGAGCCCGTACTTCGCGATCGCGCTGGTGAAGAAGTACCGGCTGATGAGCGCCAACGCGAGGGCCCACATCAACGAGTAGCCGTAGTTCGCACCGGACACCGCTGAGTCGACGAGGTCACCGGCGCCCATCCAGGCCATGCTGACCAGGAGCCCCGGACCGACGCCCTTGACATAGTCCCGCCACCGTCGTGGCGGTGTAACGGCGGCGGCCTCGACCCTCCTTGCCCCGTCTTGGGCCGCGTTCGAGTCGCTCACTGCCATGGGAACGCCTCCTCCGTGGATCTTCGTCGGTGCGGGAAGGCCGCCCGCCAAGGGGAGGCGAACTGCGCTCCGGGTGTCGACGACGTGTGCTCGAACGCCGTCACGGCCGCGTGGCCGGACCCAGGTTGGTCAGGCCATCAACGTGCCGACGAGCAGGGTATGACCTGAGCCACGAACACGCAAGACAAATTCCGGACAACGATCTCAAACTTCCGCGATGCGAAATTTAGCGGTTGAGGGTGCTCACGATGGTCGGATGCATGTACCGCAGGTGGTGATGCAGCGCCTCCGCGGCGGCCTCCGGTCGGCCCGCGGCGATGAAGGTCAGGATCTCGCGGTGCTGGGCCCGTAGGTTTGCTGCCACCTGGTCCCACGGACCACGGGCTTGCATCGCTTCGAGGCGGTGCCGCTCCACGGCGTCCCGCAGGGCGCCGGCCAGACATCCAAGTAGGCGGTTCTCGCAGGTCAGGGCGATGCCGGTGTGGAAGGTCGAGTCGAGGGCGTTGAACTGAGCGTAGTCGATGCCGGGGCGGTCCATTTCGTCCAGCACGGCCTCGAGCCGCTGAATGTCCTCTGGCGACGCGAGGGCCGCGGCCTCGCGGACCGCCCACTGCTCCACCATCAACCGAGTCCTGACAACCTCGGTCTCGGTGAAGTTGCTCAACGCGATGTGGAGGCGGAGCATGCTTGTCAGGGCGTCGGAGGGCCCGCTCGCCAGGGCTGCCCCGGATCCCGGACCGGCCGTCGTGCGCTCGGCGAGAACGCCGATGGCTCGCAGTGATCGGACCGCTTCGCGTACGGATGCACGGCTGACGCCGAACATCTCGGCGAGCTGACGTTCTCCAGGTAGGCGGTCGCCGCGCCGTAGGCTCCCACGCCGGATCAGCGCCTCGACGTGGTCGATCACGAGTTGATGGGCGTGCGCACTGCTGCGGCGCTTCCCGCGCGGGTCGAAGTCTGGCACATCTTGCGCAGTCACCCGCAGGAACATACGCTACGCAACCATCGCTGATGGCCTGACCATAGGGTTGAGGATGACACTGAATAACGTTTCGTGGGAACAGCCAGGGCAGGATCTTCTGAAGAAGGGGAGTCTAGCAGGCGTTCGCGTCCTCGATCTTTCGCGAATCCTTGCCGGGCCATATCTGACCATGCTTCTCGGCGATCTCGGCGCGGACGTAATCAAACTCGAGAGGCCTGACGGGGATGACACACGCTCCTGGGGTCCGCCATTCGTCAACGGCGAGGCGACCTACTTCTGGAGCGCGAACCGGAACAAGCGATCGATCATTCTAGATCTGCGTGATGAGTCTGAGCTAGCGGCGGCGCTCGAGCTCGCCGCCACGGCGGACATCATCGTGGAGAATTTCCGCCCGGGTGTCGCCGAGCGGCTCGGATTGGGGTACTCGCAGGTCCAGGAACACAATCCGGGCGTCGTCTACTGCTCGATCTCGGCATTCGGTGATGAACCGCAGGCCAGCGATCTTGCCGGATACGATCTCCTCGTCCAGGCCGTGGGCGGCCTGATGAGCATCACC from Pseudonocardia sp. C8 encodes:
- a CDS encoding (Fe-S)-binding protein, encoding MTDVLRPSGPTGSFDAHHPPRREVLDDCVHCGFCLPTCPTYAVTGEEMESPRGRIYLMDLAARGEIPLDEAFGARMDSCLGCLACVTHCPSGVQYDKLIESVRPQVERQIPRTVPDRLLRTLIFALFPYPGRLRLAALGGILYQRLGLRALLHALGVIALLPPRLQALEALLPRVSLRALFARGTPHTAAVGPPRLRVGMMPGCAQRVFFGDVNGATVRVLTAEGCDVYMPQDKQCCGALSVHAGQTEDGLRRARDTIEMFERYDLDVVVANVAGCGSTLKEYGDLLADDPEYADRAAAFSAKVRDISELITELSPQASRHPIPTTVAYHDACHLANAQQIRSQPREMLRSIPGLTVTDIAEADLCCGSAGIYNLVQPEKAEELGRRKVTNLEAVTPDVVATANAGCLLQIRRYLDASIPLLHPIQLLDASIRGVDPLKEVSR
- a CDS encoding hydroxypyruvate isomerase family protein is translated as MTLRYLVNCSILLTDLPVLERPAAAKAAGFDAVEFWWPFPEPVPADRDVDAFEQAVRDAGVALVGLNFFAGDMPGGDRGVVSWPGRATEFRDNVDVAVGLGERLGVHVFNALYGNRLDNADPLRQDELATENLLVAAEAAERIGATVLVEPVSGGGRYPLRTADDAGAVLDDLACAGAGNVGLLADLYHLASNGDDVERAIARYRDRIAHVQIADTPGRGEPGTGHLPLARWLEDLDRGGYQGFVGLEYKATAEDPFAWLPRAERGSGALTDHS
- a CDS encoding FadR/GntR family transcriptional regulator — translated: MFLRVTAQDVPDFDPRGKRRSSAHAHQLVIDHVEALIRRGSLRRGDRLPGERQLAEMFGVSRASVREAVRSLRAIGVLAERTTAGPGSGAALASGPSDALTSMLRLHIALSNFTETEVVRTRLMVEQWAVREAAALASPEDIQRLEAVLDEMDRPGIDYAQFNALDSTFHTGIALTCENRLLGCLAGALRDAVERHRLEAMQARGPWDQVAANLRAQHREILTFIAAGRPEAAAEALHHHLRYMHPTIVSTLNR
- a CDS encoding Nramp family divalent metal transporter; translation: MAVSDSNAAQDGARRVEAAAVTPPRRWRDYVKGVGPGLLVSMAWMGAGDLVDSAVSGANYGYSLMWALALALISRYFFTSAIAKYGLCNAVGDETVLAGFGALWNKLPVVVGALALLSGFILQTYMVVAVGSALHRIFLGFGGDTWGPFLWTLLVAAVAWLVLTRPKAYSILEIIARIKVAILVITFLYAAIASQPDPGEIVHGLAFSSPPNSGAFATLLVAAAIIGAIGGSAGNLMYPEFIRDKGWRGPGFLRLQRIDLLAGVVAVIVVNLSIWIVAAEVLRPEGRQISSLDDLGVMMSLALGPIGPWLLWVGLAMAAFCSLTSYARGYTKIFFSGLQRSFPKYKEKYPQVDKARPFRAVQLVLMVFIPVLFALPVFPDVVVMTVAGSATAGLMAPVVIVGTLVLTNDKRKMLPGYTNKWWENVILVVVGAIGLWSAYGLLTGLPHLLS
- a CDS encoding FAD-binding oxidoreductase, with product MATSTGSGARVQRLLSHRTLRPTTTTELVEALCESTSAQPQVTVCGAGTAGAWAEQPGHADLILDTTALSGVLTYNPSDMTVAVRAGTTLESLQAEVGEKRQRVAFDPARAGRGATVGGLLATADGGPARHAFGALRDHVIGVTVVLADGTVARSGGHVIKNVAGYDLTKLFSGSFGTLGVLSEIVLRLHPRPRATATVEVEIPRTDAFAASQTIAAAGIEPAAVELLSLNEPDSARLLLRFEGSPSGVSERTSAVRGLSRYPVHLLDEEEAMRRWAEVDAVCIGEPGDTVVRFGARPAAAATTTARLAAEAGGLGLQLESAGTLQRGVHTIRLRRGDAKAHTQLLRELHAAVGPACTVLRRDGLEPGASLWGPAPAAVALMRAVKQRFDPANRFGASRLAAWLSAPSTNDVATEGEQLA
- a CDS encoding 2-hydroxy-3-oxopropionate reductase — translated: MKRPRARSGEHHTMTSIGFIGLGIMGAPMAANLADAGYDVIGYNRSPDKIDALVKHGGRAATSVAEATKGADIVITMLPDSPDVTEVVTGADGVLANAHPGQLLIDMSTIRPEVSRAVAAAGAEAGLRVLDAPVSGGEAGAIEGTLSIMVGGKPADFETAGPVLEVLGSTIVHVGPSGAGQTVKAANQLIVAGNLQLLAEAIVFLEASGVDLDASVRVLGGGLAGSTVLDRKAANMVNRDFTPGFRLALHHKDMGLVTAAAREAGVVIPLGATVAQLIGALVARGDGHLDHAGLYKLTSELSHRLPDADLR
- a CDS encoding FAD-binding oxidoreductase, yielding MTEENLDARRRKFWGWGFADTGISEADVHELGNMIHSKFGFPIQDLTPAPEIGEITLRGPRVNPPDTLAGICEADTWTRAEHTLGKNLGDFVRGLERKFDNPPDFVAFPRTEQDVVSVLDWAHENDVAVVPYGGGSSVAQGIEPIVSDDYRGAITLDLRHLNQVLEIDHESRSALIQGGVLGPDMENQLRSHGLTMRFFLQAFEFSTLGGWIATRAAGHFASGLTQIDDSVQALRVVTPEGTIQTRRLPADGAGVSADRLFIGSEGTLGVITQAWMRLQDRPTFRVGTSVPFKDFDKAVAATRALAQSGLTPANCRLLDPTESLLSGASDGTDSVLVLAFESADHPVDVWMQRAAQICADHDGRVSAEALQGKSAPDATHAGAAGKWRDFFVRGPYYKEGYTRMGILRETFETACTWSAFPELHARVVEATTKAARRECGDGVVACRFTHVYPDGPAPYYTVVAPAKRGAETKQWAAIKQAASEAVLAAGGTITHHHAVGRFHRPWYDEQRPELFASALAATKKTVDPHLVMNPGVLIDGK
- a CDS encoding FAD-linked oxidase C-terminal domain-containing protein, with translation MEPARLRAEFAAAVGEDGVIDDPTELRAYECDGLTGYRVVPRLVLLPRTAEAVAAAVRVCARAGVPFVPRGAGTGLSGGALPVADGVVISLQRLRSILEIDPVNCRAVVQPGVTNLEISRSVAAHGLYFAPDPSSQQVCTIGGNVAENSGGAHCLKYGFTVHHIHEIEVVLPNGSITTLGGESDHVAGYDLLGAFIGSEGTLGVVTSITVRLLRKPTAVQTLVADFDSVDDAGDTVTAIIAAGIVPAAVEMMDTLAIEAVEAAVAAGYSRGVAAALIVELDGPVDEVAAQLAEVERLCHEQRSIAVKIAATSDERATIWKGRKAAFAAVGRISPDYFVQDGVVPRTRLSETLNRISELADAAGLRVANVFHAGDGNLHPLVLYSEAAGELERAEHLSSAIAELCVELGGSLSGEHGIGTDKACSMPRQFTEADLATMLRLRTAYDPVGLCNPGKVFPTPRLCGERPGPHRPHPLEAAGLIERT